In the Gopherus flavomarginatus isolate rGopFla2 chromosome 6, rGopFla2.mat.asm, whole genome shotgun sequence genome, one interval contains:
- the SPRN gene encoding shadow of prion protein: protein MKRRTATCWTLLLLAAFFCDSITCKGGRGGARGAARGRGMARSRAKAAPRYGSSGVGLRVAAAAAAGAAAGVAAGAAHRRMRISGELHPVDSSEFQEGNRTGSSVYSYRSWTSAAQAQDTAHLAISFCLVTGFFQLLPL, encoded by the coding sequence ATGAAGAGACGCACCGCCACCTGCTGGACACTCCTCTTGCTGGCTGCCTTCTTCTGCGACAGCATCACCTGCAAGGGTGGCCGGGGAGGAGCGAGGGGGGCGGCCCGTGGCCGGGGCATGGCCCGCAGCCGGGCCAAGGCTGCCCCTCGCTACGGCTCCTCAGGAGTGGGGCTGCgggtggcggcagcagcagcggcgggtGCGGCGGCAGGCGTGGCAGCGGGAGCAGCCCACAGGAGGATGAGGATCTCTGGGGAGCTTCATCCAGTTGACAGCTCTGAGTTCCAGGAAGGCAACAGGACGGGCAGCAGCGTGTACAGCTACCGCTCGTGGACCTCGGCTGCCCAGGCCCAGGACACGGCGCACCTTGCTATCTCCTTCTGCTTGGTGACTGGCTTCTTTCAGCTCCTTCCCCTGTAG